One Dunckerocampus dactyliophorus isolate RoL2022-P2 chromosome 6, RoL_Ddac_1.1, whole genome shotgun sequence genomic window, ACATCTTGCATACTGGTGAGCAGAACTTTCTGAAATTCCAACAATGTGTATGTTTTTGACTCTTCCAGAGGCAGCAAGTGTGTCGCTTTGAGTTCCTCTAGGGTTCTGCAGAAAGGtattttaccattattataaGAGAGTGATGTGAACATTGTGTGTCCTATTCAGATGTTCTGTAGCAGCGGCTTTCAAAGTGTGTGGCAGACCTCTACCGAAGAGGCTCCAGTACACTTCAAGGGAGGTGCAGAAGGCTcgagaaaaataaagataaacatATTTTAGGGACATCCGATACCGGCCGGTATTGGcctaaaaatctgttttaagTTCATTAATTTTCCAAGTTTTGCTTTTGGACTGTTAAAGTGCAATTTGCCGTGAAATCGCTGGCTGGTTACGGGTGGggggagtaaggcgtcttccCTATACTTCTAatctcttttgtttttgctgcgtTCAAGTCGCGTTCACATGTGCcatgctgaatgagcccagtttataattttacTGATTgcattagtccagagtttcatactttgcactttatttaGTTCTTATATAGATGTCTGTggcacatagaaatgtgcagctttccaaattgtattgtTGCCAGCATTACGTGTTGATAGTAGGACATGttatttctgtcattttttgtcatgactattctgttgagacaaaatgttgaaaaaataattgtcaCTTTTTCTACATTGTatgttgcagtatttgtctgaCTTTGCACAGAgtgtttatttataaaatccagtggcatcacagtgtgttcattcattacatgagatatgacctgacattagtttgagggaagagctgctgccaattgGTTAAGATCGGTATCAGAAattaagtgctggacaataacGGTTAGCTAACTTCAATCATGTGTAAGGCAAAATGATTGTTTTTAGTTCGTACGGTGAGCGAGTAAACATAGTCTGGGGTGAGCAGAACATATGCTCCAGATAATCTATTTTTGGTGGATTAGGGAGACCCTACCCGTATTATGTTCTCTGAGAGGAACCTTTGAAAGCCCCTGATCCAAAAAAAATTACGAGAAAAGTATATCAACCTTTGTGACTCATCGTTTGCACAAACTCGAGTCTTCACTTAATATTAGAACAGACCTCACACAGTACTCGAAGCATGGACTATAGAAATAAAGACTTACTTGGATAAAAGCAGGAGGCCATTTCTATACTGAGGGATGTTTGGAAGCAGTTGTGCCTGCACTTGCTCAAAATTTCGATTAAAAACAGTCTCACGGACATTTTTATACCACCTAGTACAATAAAGAAAAGTGGggttacaaaaaaacattgcataACCTCACTGGCCACAACTCGGTATATAACCTAATAAAACAGCAAGTAATACAACTGTACTCAAAATACTAATCTGATGAGTGTCACCTACCGAGTGAACGCATTTCTCAATCTGAATGCCCTAAAAAAGGGGAATGCCTGCAAAGCTGCCCACAGCACCGACTCCCTGTACCACTCTTCCAAACTGATGAGTCCACCGTAACCTTTCTGTGTCACATGCAGCACCGTGCTGGCGGTGAAGACATAGTGCTCGGGACCAGCCTCGCTAGCTGGCACCACTTGTAGGTCATAGGGTCTAGAAAAGAAGGGagatcaaaaaacaaattcaatgcTGCACATTCGGTACTTGACCCGTTTGCTGTTTGTGTGTACCTGTATGTGTCACTCTCTGGTTCTTTCAAGTAGAACAGCTTCAGCTCTCCCACATCTCTATTCTTGACAAACATCTGAACGATCTCCATGCCAGTGACAGGAACCTTCTCAACAAGGCTCgcctttttatgttgttttttaaaatcatccGTCTCTGTTAAACTGAAACAATCATCATTTTTTTAGTCAATCAGCTGCTACAGGCCACTAGAATCGGAGCCAGGCGGGACATTGACCCACCAGAACCAGCAGATGGAGCTACACTGAAAAATTTTGCCCTATGTGGCAGGAAAAGTCCACattgtaatgtgaattactgcCCCCTACAGGAGTGGTGTGAAACTGTATCACACAGCACATGGACATATTTGGACTGTGCTTCACTGCATGCAACTCTACTTGTTTATTTCATGTATTAATGTACATTAATTGTTATTTGCATGTGGTAAATATGCCCTTTAACTCATAAAGATACAtatcattaatttttttttcaattttgtacTACAAGGagagtaaaaaaagaaagaaaaagcccAAAAAAGGATAATGTGACATTAAAATTCCTGTTTAAAAATTTCAAGCACCCGATATTATTGTAAATACCTCTGTGCTGCCACATCATCAGCTGCGGTGACAGGGATGTCAGCACATGATAAAGAGGACTTggctctgtttttttctgtccatTTTATCTCAATGATTCCTTTCCGCGATGCTGCGAGACGAGGGCTGCCGGAGGAAATACTTGGAGCGATAAAGGGAAGATTGAGAAAATCTCTTCTTGCAACTCTTGTGTCGTCTTTTTCTGTAAAACTGAAACAAATAACAGTGAATCGTGATGACAATGTGAATGTATgccaaaaatcacacctgctgTAACTCTGTGCTGCTGCTTCATCAGCAGTCGCAGCAGGGATGTCCGTGCACGATGCCGAGGCCTTCCTTGGTGGTTTTTCTGTCCATTTTGGCTCTAGGATGGTGTTCACTGAGCCTACACTCACAGCAGAACGAGGACTTTCAGGTGGCACGATGGCGGGAAGACTGAATAAGTGGTTTATGGTGACTCTGGAGTCATCTTTCTCCGTAAAACTGAAACAATgattacaaatacatataaatgaagcACAATTTTCAAAATCAGACGTGTATTGTGTACCTCTGTGCTCCTGCTGCTACATCAGCAGTTGTATCAGGATTGTCCGTGCATGATTTCACAGAGGCTCTTGATCGAAGCCTTTCAATCCATTTTGTCTCTGTGAGGACTTTCCCTGATTCTGTTTGAGCCACAGGACCAGACGTGTCAGAGGGGACATCAAAAACAATGGCGGAGGGATCGAAAAGGTTCCTGCGCAGCGAGGATGCCGAGAGGCAATACGGCACGGGCCACAGTGGCGGTAAAGTGGCTTGACTGTTAGCAACAACAGGAGAGGGgtcctttttttttggcttaCAGGTTGGCTTTCCTAAGTTTGCTGTGCGTCTCGGAGGTTCCATGGTGGGACCTTAGCTGGGAAGTGGCAGCAAGCATGCTGCAGTAATATTGTCAGCAAAACTCCCAAAATGTGTCTTCATGGTGTACTACAAGCATTTTCGCTGCTCTTCTGAAGGGAAAGCACATTAATTAGTGATTAGTCCAAGTCCCCATCATTAGCAATAACAGTGTTTAACCATGTATAATAACACGATCTTGTATTTATCCATTAATGGCTTGTTACCTTATACTCTGTTGCATACAGTAGTAGTGTATGAAGGCTACAACCACCTGACACAGTAAGTGGAGAATAACATTGAGGACACTCTAGTTTAATTAGTCATCTCTCGCCAATACATATATGCAACATGACAGTCAATTAAACATTGATAATACACAATTTGGTTAATGTAGGCCAAGCTTGCACATGAATTTGCTTGTAGAGTGTAGCAAAAATGTCATCACGTGTTCTATTTAACATTTGCTGAGATTGATAAGATCACAGGGAGTTTGAGCGAGTATGATCAACGGAATCTAACTAAATAACCCTTGAACGTTACTTTCAAAAACTTTTTAAGCTAAATTAGGTGAAGCTTGTTAGCTAGCCAAGCTACCTAACGCGTTGCCTTATGACGGCACTACCACTTGGAACAATCTATAGAGTAAAGCACAACTTACCGTCTTTAATAACAGCTGTTCTGTATATCCGGCGACGTGATTCGAATGAGCAAAAGTCGTCGTTTGAGTGTTTATTAAATGTGTGTATACGTCACGAAAGCGTCCTCGCTGCTTCATTtgaagggaaagttgaacactTTTTTCTTACCTGCTCTGCGGTTGCCACGGGAACACGCACAACTTGCAATTCCGTAGCTGGCCGTGAACGTCACTTTATGACGCCAGGAGCTTTGCGCTTGAACTGTATAAACTTGGACAGAATTCTTGTTTGGATGTACGACGGGACATAACACAACAGCAAACCCACTAAGAGGACAAACACCAAAGTAAGTCAAGCCATTTAAGTGATTTACCTGCCGTTTGTTATTTTATAGAAGTCATTCCACCAATTGTGTCCATATTTTAAAGActagttttagttttattatgtaAAAATCAAGTATGCCACCATTAACAAGCTACATAACACTAGCTATGCATGGTTATAGACGACCACAATGTATACCACTAGACATCAACTGggttttcattcattcaaatggATGAAAGCCCAAGAGTCTAGAGAGTTGGTATATTTCTAAACCATTGTCCATCAATTATTGGCACTATTTTGAGGCCATGCAGCTGTCcacaataatatatattgtcAACCTTAGGGGGACCTCTGGGTACCAAACATGTATATCcttctttttttattctcaatactgtatagttttaaaaataatcattttaattatGAACTTACTCATGAGGAAGTCCAGTATGACCATATCCATGAAATCCACCAGTCTGCTGCCCTTGTTGTACggtggtgtttttttaatggtggAACAATAATCTGGTTCTGTCTCCCATCTGTAAAGTACACCAGATATTGTGACCCGACATCCCTGTTTATATGAAACAACAATCCAGCCACTCACTTTGCCAGCTTGCTGCGGCTGTAGGAGCGTCGCCAGGGGGACCTCCAGCTCCTCCGGGTGGCCAGGGAGAGGTCGGGCAACATAAGGGCCAAGGAGGCCTCCAGGTTCCTTGGCCGGCCACATATGGCGTGCTCTGTTGAACAGTAGTAAGAGCACTGGCCGTAGAAGCACACGTTCCCCACTAGGGGGAGCCGCAAGTGCACAGAGAGGAGAGATGACGTTTCTGGATGAACATGCAAAATATGCAATctacatcagtggtccccaacgttTTTGAGCCCACTGAGtttgtatctgttttttttctgtcaaactACTGTAGAGACTTGTTTTGATAGAGGTTGGCGCCCAAAAATCTTTGTAATTGAATGGGGACATTAATTCGGGATCAATGAAGTGTCCATTGGGGAAAGTTTTGAATAGTTCCTTTTAAATTTAATACAAAACGGATGCCAAAACGGACATATCCCTGCCCACAAAACATCAGGGATTTGCCGCGTTAGCTGCTGGCATACTTTCGGTCAAACTTTGCTTTTTCTCCCCTTTATCTCCATTGGACtggggagggttttttttccaatcttcATGCATACACTGGCCCACTTTGACCCAGAGGTGACagcaaagtaaaataaattattaattttttaaaaggtgtgtgtgttgatttttctattgcgtctgaatttttattttttgcggCCTGACTCGGCTCTTCCCAAAGTCAGATACTGGGCagcggcccagtggttggggacccgtACTTAACTACTGCTTGGTGTTAAATGCAAAAACTAAGAACTACCGGGGGAGTTAAAAAACGTCCGGGCCAGCTTGTGATCAGTTGTGATGTCTTTGATCTCTTTGACCACATCCACTTGCCTCCCGACAACAGGAGGAACTCTTCTGTAACCTAAAATCCTGCAGAGAATAGAAAAGGGTGAGATGAAGTGACAGAATGAGCACACAAGAGAAAAGAAGGGGCGTCATGACGAAATGACAGCGGGGTGTTGTGTAACACGCAACGCTCCACTGTGCAATTGTCGCTTTCATGCCCAAGCGAGTGACTTTATACCTGTCCAAGTGAAAGGCTGCAATTTCAGCATTGTGTCGCTCAAAGTCAGAGAAGTAGTAGAGGTTGTAATCGGTTTCCTCATCTCTCTGCTGCCTGCAAGCACAGAGAAGATATTTACTTCAAGAGGAATTCAGAGGGATTTCTTGTAttcaaaacgttttttttcaaGCAGACTATTGGCAATGGTAGGAAAGTATTTTTGGCCTGTAATTGGTATTTTTACTTACCGGTAAATATCCTTGGCTTTGATAATTTTGTATGCTTTAGTTCAGTGATTCCTGACCACTGCGCTGcagcatattttatttaattagtcTGAGAATATTTTATTTCCTACAAATAATGCACCTTTTTAAATCTGTGCTAGTGACGTAGTGACAAGCAGAACATTTAAATGCTTTTCCACTATATGGCAGAAAGTACATCATTAACCTGTgtatccacctgttgccattcatacTAGAGAATAAATCATGGCACTGTGATGGAAATGTTATATTTTAGCATTAGGCCAATTGATttgaacaaatacagtatttctgcTAATACATAATATGACTAACTGTCTTCCCCTTCTGCAGAATAAATacgacaaaaaacaaatttgtcGTTGAGCAGTATGTTTCTTCTCTTCACCGGTGCTAACGGAATGTTTCCATCACAGCACACTtggtaaaatatgtgccttggctAAGTAAATGTTAAGAGAGCCAGCCCTACCCAGTGAGGCGCCCTAAACAGGATTTTGTGTCGGCCCCCTACAACACTTAAATAAAGAAATTCaatggcattgtttttactGTTGAGTTTAATTTATAATGTAAATTTTATGGAAGCTTTTATGAATGGTCGTTTCCGCCactaaaagaaacaaaaaatatctcAATGAAAAGTcccaattatgagataaaatgtcacaattatgagataattAGTCATAATTAGATTAAAAGGTCAAAATTACGagctaaaaagtcataattatgagataaaaattcaaaattatgagatacaagcTGCGCATGTCCCGCCTTCTGCACTTCAGCCTTCGTCACATGGCACTCGGTTGTACAAAACATCATAAGGCATGCTAGATGTAAGCCTATCGTGCAAGGCCTCAGTCAGCTGGCAtacaatttttctgtttttatggctCTTTTTTACACTTCTTCCAAAAGATGGAGCCTTGTCTTACATGACGCAAGCAGTAAATGATTAACTTTGTGaatcttttgctttttctttggccttgTGAGGCGCACCTTTGCATTATGCCGTCTCATTCATCATTACAGCCGAGCGCCTTGTTATTTTCAAGTGATAGTCGTTTCACGCTTAGACAAGTCTGTTGAGGTGCCCTTAAGCAAAACATCAAACCCCTGGAACGGTGTGGATTTTGaacataatttttttacagGGTTAGTTTCACATGCTCTGTCAAATCTCAATTTTCCAGAATCAACATACTTCATGGGTTTGAACATGGCCTGCCCATAGTTTGGGAATGACATCACCAGCTTCAGCTGTGTACctccactcttctgcactgGAAAAACAAGGATGAGAGTGATGTTactaaaatagacaaaaaaaaacactcaggcTTTTTCTCCCCTAACACAACACCCCACAAGGCCCAATGTGAAAGATACATGCGTCATCCCCATGATCTGACTCACAACTTGCGAACCTAACCCACATATGATCATATTTGAAAGATCTGACTCATACCTTGCTAACCTAAGCCACGTATGATCACCTTCGAAAAATTTGACTCACATCTTGCAAACCTAACCTACATATGATCATATTTGTAAGATCTGACTCATACCTTGCTAACATGACCTATATATGATCATATAGTTGACGTGAGATGTCACGGACGAGCCAAAGAAAATGGGCAAACAGTCACCTCAATCAATTCCATTTAAGTGTGGTGTTCAGAGGCAGATGATAGATTTGGCAATGTTCTTCCCAGTCCATCGACTGATAGTGGTCTACTTCCGAGTCTTGTGCTTGTGAGAGAAACTGTGTAGCATTCGTAGATTTGTTGTACACAGTTGGATGGTGCATTCAATCGCTTTGTAATCACCTTATCAAGGCATGTAACAAGATTCATTTTGGTACCATTTCAGTCTGGAAACTTCATATCAGTTTCAGTCTgactaaataaatatttcttttaGTCCATGTTTTCATACCAAAGCAAAACAGGTAGATTAATTTCACCACGGTACGGTTTGACAAGCCCCTGATCAGGCTTGTGTTTCCACCGCGGAGCGTGTAGACTGTAAATGGTATTTGTTGAGTAAATAGAATGTGCATAATTCCAAACTGCCGACCAACAACAAGCGAACTGAAACATACTGAAAAGTGTGACAATTCAGGTTGAATATTTTAGTATCTAACTGAAACAATGATGCAAGTAGCATCAAACATGAATGCCTCTGCATTGGAAAGTGTCAAAACAGCAACAACTAgcaaaccaaaacatacaatTCCAATCCAACCAAGGGGTACTGAAAAGTGCAACAGTAGGGTTTGGATATTCTATTACCCTTGACAATAAAAATGATGCACGACCCAGCTCTCCATTCTGCCTTGGCCCTCCAAGAACACTCAAACACCCTTGACCTCCACTGTGCTGGTTCTGGTCGCTCATTTTATTAAAAAGACTTTTGAGTCACCAAGTCATCGTGACGCCCCTTTCACTTGAGAGTCAAGGGGACCTGTCGCACCTGCACTAACGATGTGGTGAGTGGCGAGCTGTTGGATCACAGAGTCCATGTTGGGGTCCTGATGGGGGTAGAGTTGCCAGCGGGAGATGCCCAGGTGAAAGCGCAGCCAGGGGGGGtggctgttgctgctgctgttccaGTGGACGTCGTAGCCTTCTTCACTCGCACTTACCCTGCAAACATTGAGTTATGCAATTTAGATTCACCACTCATAGATTGCAATGGTAAAAGGTCATCTAGACCAGTGGGTCTCAACTGGTTTGActgtgggacccaccatcacccctcgcagcaagcgaatagcacagatAAGAACACTCGGTGCAGTCAcggacattgggtcattacattattatgtAATGTATTATGTATGCagaattactattgcaacaacacatcatcagtagggtaaaactaacctgtctcatgaCAGTCTAACTCCAGCCCACGTTCcttattagtgggtgaacagtCCAACACTTGGTGAATTGTGTTTCACAATGATGGCAAGAGCCAACATCGAAAGCTCAAAAAGTGATATCACTATGAACGCTTGGctgccacaagccagttatctcTGTGGTACCTTTTCtaacacctcctgcttgaaacccaaaaagtcaCAAGGATCGCGATGCCCTGCTTTCAcagtctgtactcatactgaaaatcaagatcaagcgagcttttgcccttctgctccccGGAAGGATTCTGTACTCTGTGAGACCCGTGACCCACTTTTGTGTCATGAACCACCAGTTGAAAATAAAGCTGACGAGTATCACGGTAAATGTGCCTGGTTTTTCAAAAGGTGTGACTAACAGGAAGAAAACTTCTGACTTGCTTGGGGACAAGTGGCTTAGTGCCACATGTTGTATAAATTGCTAGCTTAGGGGTCACCAACTGGTGGACCGGGGTCAAGTCCGTACCCTGACGCTATCCTACACGGCCCTGGAGCTATATTCAAGAAATTATTATTTCAAGTTTTGATGAGGCACTTACATTTTGACTGATGTAGTTTTTCTAGAATTTACAGTACTGGTTGATTAGATCAGGAAAGCAACTTTTTGTAGGGAAAATAATACGGTCTTAAGTTCGGGTCAGTACGGTAATTAAATGCCCTCGCTATGTGACTACTGACCATATCTGAGAGCTCCTTTCAGACTTCATCTTTGGTTTGACTTTCAACAGCCAGTCATCTTCAGGTATGGCCGAGATGGGAACATTGTAAAGGGGATGGTCAAACAGCGCCGCTAGTTTCGACAGGCCAGCCGCCACTGGTTCAACAAGGGCCTCTTTCACTGGTGTAATACCTCCACCTTGAGCTGACAGGAGTTTGTCACGAAGCATTCCAACACGGTCCTTGGTATCAGCTGGTAACTTGGTTGGATGGTCGATAACCATAGAGTCGCCGCTTTTGTTGAGCAGGTGTTGTGAGACACGTGGCCCTGGGGCCAGCAGGAGGTCACAGGGCTGGCGGTACAAGGAAAGTGAGGCAAGCGCCAGCAGGAGGTGCAGGACAATGGAGAAAAGCGCCAAGGACAAACAGATTGTCCGGGAGCGACGGCGTAGTCGCCACATCATCCTCCTGTAAAGGAGGGAGAAGACATAGAAAGTCTGAAGGGAGGACGAAAGGGAACAGAGGGTGTTTTTTTGCAAAGACAAAAGTAGGAAAGTAGGAACTTACTTTGTCAGTAGAACCTTCTGCTGCTGCAGTCGAATAGGAGCATTGAGTATCAGCTGCCAGTCAGCCTTTAGCCAgttgtttgtacttttctcaACAAGTGCATACTGGACACAGTGCCAGGTTAAAGTGATCTCAGTACCAGTCAATTGGTTGGTCTGAACTGGCATTTGGTCAACACTCAATTTACTAAGAACAAGTTATCATGAATAATATCTGTATGAGTTGCTTTACATGCTTCACAGCTAAAAACCCTTGTTGCATATCATGAACAGAAAGTagtgctgcaacaattaatcgaacgATGATTGATCGATTATCCAGTTAATCAACTATAACAGTGTTCaattactcttttttttaaatgtaaaaatgtaaatatcctctgatttcagtccctgaaatgtgttttttaatttccttaggtcagccatgtaatcatacctattatctttgtgttttgggaAAACATGATATCCCCAAACATCAGCTTtaactttggaaaacagcgatcaacatttttgcttcttttctgatatgttgcagaccaaaccgcTAACTGTTAAGTGTTTTGTTCATGGCCTAACAGAGGACATGATTAagatactaaaaataaataaatcatgagtTCCAGCGCTAAACGGAAGTATTTACCACAATATAAGATGACGCTGAATATAAGACGAACCCTCTTTTTCAAaaactttttggaaaaatattgcccacaaaaacatttaattaatatatttttttaatgttttcaatattttatcagtgacgtgtggtcaggttcatggctggtgaggcactgactcctttggagttttttaatgttaatacaggttgcacATTAcgtgaataaccaaaaaaagagaagaataattcactttggtctTATacattgttgtaaaagtctgatgcctcctggtgagtttggctatataatcctccatcttggcagccaaattcatttattcattcagcagagcataagaATATATCGAGTGCATTTGATTTCTGCTAGCTAGGGCTgctgtttctgcaacattatattatcgGCAacgtgacaaacagaaactggcaggcaccaTGTGCCAATTCTGTGTGCACTCAAGACGGGAGGCAGGGTTTTCTCACTAAGCCGAGAAGTCACGCTcgcctgtatttgatcagaaaatatgcaaattcagtgattttttttcttaagaaaACGTTAAAAACGATAGTAATGTATCTTCTGGATGATTCCAAATACagatcaaatattacaatttattttatgttttttgcctcccctgaccgcacatcGCTGTAATTTATTAATCATATTTCTTAACGGCTCGACAGTTATTTGATGCTTCGTTGATccccattatcttaaaattagtaTCATATAGTAAcgcctctgttgtttgctaactttccCAACATTTTGTGGCACTTTTCCTCCCCCTACTGGCGGGCTTCATGTCactgttgttttgcatgtactgtatacatttcTAGACACTGAATATAAAACAGTCTTTCTTTCGAAAAAATACTTGTTTTCACTCTACTTTGTGGTTGAACTCTATGGCACTTGCTGCGTATTGAATCACAATAACCTCTTGGTTAACCCTCGAAGAGGATGGAAATCCATATTTGATGAGCCTCAAGCTTGTTAGACTCCAATTAAAGCACACATCCTTGTCAAAATCCAGTTTGTATTTGCCTCTGTCATGCTCCCAATCTCACATTTTACAGGACTAGTTTCATTTCTTTAGGTTTTGGGCGTCGCAGCAGGAAGCTGTCGTCTTCACATCTCTCTCCTGCGCTAATGATTTGTTTTTCCCTTCA contains:
- the LOC129182707 gene encoding extracellular serine/threonine protein kinase FAM20C-like; this encodes MPVQTNQLTGTEITLTWHCVQYALVEKSTNNWLKADWQLILNAPIRLQQQKVLLTKRMMWRLRRRSRTICLSLALFSIVLHLLLALASLSLYRQPCDLLLAPGPRVSQHLLNKSGDSMVIDHPTKLPADTKDRVGMLRDKLLSAQGGGITPVKEALVEPVAAGLSKLAALFDHPLYNVPISAIPEDDWLLKVKPKMKSERSSQIWVSASEEGYDVHWNSSSNSHPPWLRFHLGISRWQLYPHQDPNMDSVIQQLATHHIVSAVQKSGGTQLKLVMSFPNYGQAMFKPMKQQRDEETDYNLYYFSDFERHNAEIAAFHLDRILGYRRVPPVVGRQVDVVKEIKDITTDHKLARTFFNSPVGNVCFYGQCSYYCSTEHAICGRPRNLEASLALMLPDLSLATRRSWRSPWRRSYSRSKLAKWETEPDYCSTIKKTPPYNKGSRLVDFMDMVILDFLMSKFIIKMIIFKTIQY